One window of Nymphaea colorata isolate Beijing-Zhang1983 chromosome 11, ASM883128v2, whole genome shotgun sequence genomic DNA carries:
- the LOC116264099 gene encoding uncharacterized protein LOC116264099, with protein sequence MSVAACSSVAGLLKAPVRCSFPSSPSALLSVATARSSGKPGLTIFSSKAAVRHSDLERPRSVSSRAVRAMASSDTAATEAATKPFAVLFVCLGNICRSPAGEGVFRDVVKKRGLESKFNIDSAGTINYHEGNLADPRMRSAARTRGIEITSISRPIRPSDFKDFDLILAMDKQNREDILDAFDRWKARDSLPADAATKVKLMCSYCKRHKETEVPDPYYGGPQGFEKVLDLLEDACESLLDSIVSQNQHILGHGPSN encoded by the exons atgagtgtTGCCGCGTGCAGCAGTGTAGCGGGTCTTTTAAAGGCGCCGGTTCGCtgctcttttccttcttctccctctgctCTCCTCTCCGTCGCCACCGCCAGGAGCAGCGGTAAGCCTGGCCTCACGATCTTCTCTTCTAAGGCTGCTGTTCGACATTCCGACTTAGAACGCCCAAGATCCGTCAGCAGCCGAGCAGTCCGAGCCATGGCTTCTTCAGACACCGCAGCCACCGAGGCAGCAACGAAACCATTCGCCGTGCTCTTCGTCTGCCTCG GAAACATATGCAGAAGCCCAGCTGGGGAAGGTGTATTTAGAGATGTCGTCAAGAAAAGAGGTTTAGAGTCCAAGTTCAACATTGACTCTGCTGGGACAATTAACTACCATGAG GGTAACCTTGCTGATCCAAGAATGAGATCTGCAGCACGGACACGCGGAATAGAGATAACTTCTATTTCAAGGCCAATACGACCATCAGATTTTAAAGATTTTGATTTGATACTTGCAATGGATAAACAAAATAGAG AGGACATATTGGATGCTTTTGATAGGTGGAAGGCCAGGGACTCCCTTCCTGCTGATGCCGCAACAAAG GTTAAGTTAATGTGCTCCTACTGTAAGCGGCACAAGGAGACTGAGGTGCCAGATCCATATTACGGGGGACCACAGGGATTTGAGAAG GTTTTGGATTTGCTTGAAGATGCTTGCGAGTCACTACTGGATAGCATCGTTTCTCAGAACCAGCATATTTTGGGTCATGGTCCTTCCAACTGA
- the LOC116264097 gene encoding serine/threonine-protein kinase D6PK-like codes for MGSVSEIEETIGDLNSVHTSKECSPVCVITKQGNKTGKQLMSFVSEEYSVESRINQLFEAIDFQTISNELLHCQRSQAGPSWKNTSKRPIRVGLSQASGIGISESITLKQALRGLCISHASELASMKRKPKSVGSSNLSEATTFKRLYGAVVVQVGESLQSLNSNGVTTLRVNGAIDTSEVSDISKITHKDSEQEIIPVPDNGNSKLSEQVTGSRPVSSSPSFTQKPGPKHGSAVDTLLKPIKIKPLDKDTEISVQRTPRPLMPKLLNRKVVSASSPSSDVPTVTCETKSKLSPRLKKIVHRTKSHTVKKEKQEVSAASTGSIPQNGVANPTVSCTCSHQPGCALNTSSKKEVGIKCPSPASCASHSHSGPTIHKLKVSAGETPRTPTIANQYQYSGSTKIDHSKTKEKGECSQSSLSSIGEYSSSSGNSDESSTSISSSHGNRPHMSKDSRWAAIRLVEMHHGILGLRHFKLVKRLGCGDIGSVYLAELMGTNCQFALKVMDAEFLVSRKKMLRAQTEREILQMLDHPFLPTLYAHFATDRLLCLVMEYCPGGDLHVLRQKQPGKCFPEQAARFYAAEILLALEYLHMLGVIYRDLKPENVLVREDGHIMLSDFDLSLRCAVNPMLIGLSSGFEGARLSGACSGAGCMDPLCAERAWVQVPCFTPKLMPVSAKARRTKADASMHASPLPQLVVEPTSARSNSFVGTHEYLAPEIIKGDGHGSAVDWWTFGIFLYELLYGKTPFKGVDNQETLSNAVSMSLKFPETPAISSHARDLIKGLLSKDPESRLGCVRGAAEIKNHPFFEGLNWALIRCTTPPEVLKATQAVIPPQKKDTKVIESKKKTTEEKSEFENF; via the exons ATGGGATCTGTTTctgaaattgaagaaacaatTGGAGATTTGAATTCTGTTCACACTTCTAAAGAATGTAGTCCAGTCTGTGTTATCACAAAGCAAGGAAACAAAACTGGGAAACAGTTAATGTCATTTGTGTCAGAGGAGTACTCAGTTGAAAGCCGGATCAATCAGCTATTTGAGGCTATTGATTTTCAAACTATATCAAATGAACTTCTTCATTGTCAGCGGTCACAGGCAGGTCCATCATGGAAAAACACCTCAAAACGGCCCATCAGGGTGGGATTATCGCAAGCGTCAGGAATAGGTATTTCTGAATCTATTACCCTGAAGCAGGCTTTGAGAGGATTATGCATTTCCCATGCTTCTGAGCTGGCTTCCATGAAGAGGAAGCCAAAATCTGTTGGATCATCCAATCTGTCTGAAGCCACCACCTTTAAAAGATTGTATGGGGCAGTTGTCGTTCAGGTCGGTGAATCTCTTCAGTCTCTTAATTCCAATGGAGTGACTACCCTAAGAGTCAATGGTGCCATAGATACGTCTGAAGTTAGTGATATAAGTAAGATTACACATAAAGACTCTGAACAAGAGATCATTCCTGTTCCAGATAATGGCAACTCAAAGTTGTCGGAACAGGTAACCGGTTCTAGACCAGtgtcatcatcaccatcattcACACAGAAACCCGGGCCTAAACATGGATCTGCAGTTGACACTCTGTTAAAACCAATTAAGATAAAACCTCTGGATAAGGATACAGAAATATCAGTTCAACGTACACCAAGGCCGTTAATGCCTAAGCTACTCAATCGGAAGGTTGTTTCTGCATCTTCTCCATCATCTGATGTTCCTACTGTTACTTGTGAAACAAAGAGTAAATTAAGTCCACGCTTGAAAAAAATTGTCCACAGGACCAAGAGCCATActgtgaaaaaggaaaaacaagaagtCAGTGCTGCATCAACAGGTTCAATTCCCCAAAATGGTGTTGCAAATCCCACGGTTTCGTGTACATGCTCACATCAGCCAGGGTGTGCACTTAACACCTCTAGCAAAAAGGAAGTTGGTATAAAGTGTCCCTCCCCAGCATCCTGTGCTTCACATAGTCATTCTGGACCCACAATTCACAAGTTGAAAGTTAGTGCAGGAGAGACTCCTAGAACTCCAACCATCGCTAACCAGTATCAATATAGCGGTTCAACAAAAATTGACCAttcaaagacaaaagaaaagggagaatgTTCCCAGAGCTCCTTGAGCAGCATTGGTGAGTATAGTAGCAGTAGTGGCAACAGTGATGAGAGCAGTACAAGCATATCTAGCTCTCATGGCAACAGGCCTCATATGTCAAAAGATTCAAGATGGGCAGCTATTCGCCTTGTGGAGATGCATCATGGAATTCTTGGACTGAGGCACTTCAAATTAGTTAAGCGGCTTGGTTGTGGAGATATTGGCAGTGTATATCTTGCGGAACTCATGGGTACAAATTGCCAATTTGCTTTGAAAGTAATGGATGCTGAGTTCTTGGTGAGCAGAAAGAAGATGCTAAGGGCTCAAACTGAAAGAGAAATTCTCCAGATGCTGGATCATCCATTCCTTCCAACATTGTATGCCCATTTTGCCACAGACAGGCTCTTGTGCTTGGTAATGGAGTATTGTCCAGGTGGAGACCTGCATGTACTTCGGCAGAAGCAGCCAGGCAAATGTTTCCCAGAGCAAGCAGCAAG GTTTTATGCCGCAGAAATCCTCCTCGCTTTGGAGTATTTGCACATGCTGGGCGTGATATATCGAGACCTCAAACCAGAAAACGTCCTTGTCAGAGAGGACGGGCATATCATGCTATCTGATTTCGACCTGTCGCTCCGGTGTGCAGTGAATCCAATGCTGATCGGATTATCCTCTGGCTTTGAGGGTGCAAGGCTTTCTGGAGCTTGTTCAGGGGCGGGATGCATGGATCCGCTGTGTGCGGAACGTGCATGGGTCCAGGTACCATGCTTCACGCCAAAGCTGATGCCAGTGAGTGCAAAAGCCAGAAGAACAAAAGCTGATGCCTCCATGCATGCTAGCCCACTTCCTCAGCTAGTGGTAGAGCCCACGAGCGCGAGGTCGAACTCGTTTGTGGGTACACACGAGTACTTGGCCCCTGAAATTATCAAGGGAGACGGACATGGCAGTGCTGTTGATTGGTGGACATTCGGGATCTTTCTCTATGAACTCCTCTATGGAAAAACGCCCTTCAAAGGTGTTGATAATCAAGAGACCTTGTCCAATGCAGTCTCGATGAGCTTGAAGTTCCCGGAAACTCCAGCCATCAGCTCTCACGCAAGGGACCTGATCAAAGGGCTGCTGTCAAAGGATCCGGAGAGCAGATTGGGGTGTGTCAGGGGAGCTGCCGAGATCAAGAACCATCCATTTTTCGAGGGCCTGAATTGGGCATTGATTCGCTGTACCACCCCACCTGAGGTACTGAAGGCTACCCAGGCTGTGATTCCGCCGCAAAAGAAAGACACGAAGGTTATAGAGTCGAAGAAGAAGACTACGGAAGAGAAGTCAGAGTTTGAGAATTTCTAG
- the LOC116264163 gene encoding WD repeat-containing protein ATCSA-1 has protein sequence MWNEVVNRQLGRSRPSAFASRVRASRLSSIKLSNNKEIVSLHKGGVNTLQVDLTEGRYLLSGASDGSAAVYDIQQATSCDSNAVAKHRPLFLVDKNVQCGHSYAISSAVWYPVDTGLFVTGSYDQYVKVWDTNMTQVEMSFKMPGKVYGIAMSSVATSHMLIATGTEDVQVRLCDIASGAFTHTLSGHRAGVFSVQWSTSNEWVLMTGGCDGAIRFWDIRRAGCFRVLDQFQTQLGRRPAISGSKSAKLSGFQPSDSGYSVTARLPQKRITVANGTKQSCSLYKGQPKGSVIQRLHPGMSSTHNRATAHFGAVTGLKITEDGMYLLSAGTDSRLRLWDIESGCNTLVNYDALRFQSKKNVQLAVASDLSLVFVPCTTSVKAYDIWSGKTFSTFHGHYESVNCCCFSSADQELYTGSNDRQILLWSPSVSTAADEGSESLTDHDNWSD, from the exons ATGTGGAACGAGGTCGTGAATAGACAGCTGGGCAGATCGAGGCCATCCGCCTTCGCCAGTCGGGTGCGTGCGTCACGTCTCTCATCCATCAAACTTTCCAACAATAAAGAGATAGTTAGCCTGCACAAGGGTGGCGTCAACACGCTGCAG GTTGACTTGACGGAAGGTCGTTATTTGCTATCGGGTGCATCAGATGGATCCGCTGCAGTTTATGACATACAACAAGCTACAAGCTGTGATAGCAATGCAGTTGCAAAACACAGGCCACTTTTTCTGGTTGATAAGAATGTTCAATGTGGTCATAGCTATGCAATATCATCAGCTGTTTGGTACCCTGTAGATACTGGGCTATTTGTTACAGGCTCCTATGATCAATATGTTAAAGTTTGGGACACAAATATGACACAG gtGGAGATGAGTTTCAAAATGCCTGGAAAGGTTTATGGAATTGCAATGTCCTCGGTGGCTACTTCTCATATGCTAATTGCTACTGGAACTGAAGATGTTCAAGTTCGGCTGTGTGATATTGCTTCTGGGGCATTCACCCATACATTGTCAGGACATCGAG CTGGTGTATTCTCTGTCCAGTGGTCCACATCAAATGAATGGGTTTTAATGACTGGAGGATGTGATGGTGCTATTCGCTTTTGGGACATTAGAAGAGCTGGCTGCTTTCGTGTTTTGGACCAGTTCCAAACCCAGCTTGGGCGGAGGCCAGCTATCAGTGGGAGCAAATCAGCCAAA TTGTCAGGATTCCAACCCTCAGACTCAGGCTACTCTGTAACAGCGCGGTTACCACAAAAACGGATAACTGTTGCAAATGGAACGAAACAATCATGTTCCCTCTATAAAGGTCAACCTAAGGGGTCTGTAATTCAGCGATTGCATCCTGGGATGTCTTCCACTCATAATCGTGCAACAGCTCATTTTGGTGCTGTGACAGGACTAAAGATAACAGAAGATGGAATGTATTTGTTGAGTGCAG GCACCGATTCAAGATTGAGGTTATGGGACATTGAGTCTGGCTGCAACACATTGGTTAACTACGATGCTTTACGATTCCAAAGTAAGAAAAACGTACAATTGGCTGTTGCATCAGATTTATCCCTTGTGTTTGTTCCATGCACAACTTCTGTGAAG gCATATGATATATGGTCAGGGAAGACATTTTCAACATTCCACGGCCATTATGAATCTGTGAACTGTTGCTGCTTTAGCTCAGCAGATCAG GAATTATACACAGGGAGCAATGACAGGCAAATTCTTCTATGGTCTCCCTCTGTTTCAACTGCTGCAGATGAG GGATCAGAATCTTTGACGGATCATGATAATTGGAGTGATTAA
- the LOC116263859 gene encoding copper transport protein ATX1-like isoform X2, translating to MSCEGCVGAVKRVLNKMEGVESYDVDLKEQKVTVKGNVQPDAVLQTVSKTGKKTSFWEEGEKAHA from the exons ATGAGTTGTGAAGGCTGTGTTGGAGCTGTAAAGAGGGTACTGAACAAAATGGAAG GTGTTGAATCGTATGATGTAGATCTGAAGGAACAGAAAGTAACAGTGAAAGGCAACGTGCAACCAGACGCTGTGCTGCAGACTGTCTCAAAAACTGGGAAGAAAACATCATTCTGGGAGGAGGGCGAGAAGGCCCATGCATGA
- the LOC116263859 gene encoding copper transport protein ATX1-like isoform X1 has protein sequence MAQTVVLKVGMSCEGCVGAVKRVLNKMEGVESYDVDLKEQKVTVKGNVQPDAVLQTVSKTGKKTSFWEEGEKAHA, from the exons ATGGCTCAG ACTGTTGTTCTCAAGGTTGGCATGAGTTGTGAAGGCTGTGTTGGAGCTGTAAAGAGGGTACTGAACAAAATGGAAG GTGTTGAATCGTATGATGTAGATCTGAAGGAACAGAAAGTAACAGTGAAAGGCAACGTGCAACCAGACGCTGTGCTGCAGACTGTCTCAAAAACTGGGAAGAAAACATCATTCTGGGAGGAGGGCGAGAAGGCCCATGCATGA